Proteins from a single region of Chitinibacter bivalviorum:
- a CDS encoding MFS transporter — MNTATITSQPERASTRYRVLAAISSAHFLNDMMQSLILALYPMLKGNYHLSFAQLGLITLTYQITASILQPLIGAVTDKRPQQHSLVVGMGFTLVGLLQLSQADTFPLILLAAGLVGTGSSIFHPESSRIARFASGGQHGLAQSLFQVGGNAGSATGPLLAALIVIPLGQPSLAWFSLAALLAMGVLWRISRWYSHQQKAQGHKGNAKVAPFTPRKTLWVMGVLLTLLMTKFVYMASFQSYYTFYLIERFALVPQQAQLLLFVFLFAVALGTVLGGPIGDRIGRKTVIWLSILGAAPFSIALPYVGLSGTVALSFIVGLIMSSAFSAMLVYAQELMPGKVGMVSGLFFGLAFGIAGIGAALVGRLADSFGIISIYQVLAFLPLLGIVAGLLPSLRNK, encoded by the coding sequence ATGAATACTGCGACGATCACCAGCCAGCCCGAGCGCGCATCGACCCGATACCGCGTTTTGGCGGCCATCAGTAGCGCCCATTTTCTGAATGACATGATGCAATCGCTGATCTTGGCTTTGTATCCAATGCTGAAGGGCAACTATCACCTCAGCTTTGCTCAGCTCGGTTTGATTACGCTGACCTACCAGATTACCGCGTCGATTTTGCAGCCGCTGATCGGTGCGGTGACGGATAAACGCCCGCAGCAGCACTCGCTGGTGGTCGGCATGGGCTTTACTTTGGTTGGGCTATTGCAGTTGTCGCAAGCCGATACCTTCCCCTTGATCTTGCTGGCCGCAGGCTTGGTCGGCACAGGCTCGTCGATTTTCCACCCCGAATCATCACGCATCGCACGCTTTGCGTCGGGAGGCCAGCATGGCTTGGCGCAATCGCTGTTTCAGGTCGGCGGGAATGCGGGCAGTGCGACGGGGCCGCTGCTTGCTGCGCTGATCGTCATTCCGCTTGGTCAGCCGAGTTTGGCGTGGTTTTCACTTGCTGCCTTGCTGGCGATGGGCGTGTTGTGGCGCATTAGTCGGTGGTATTCACACCAGCAAAAAGCGCAGGGTCACAAAGGCAACGCGAAAGTCGCACCATTTACACCACGCAAAACCTTGTGGGTGATGGGGGTACTTTTGACGCTGTTGATGACCAAGTTTGTGTATATGGCGAGTTTTCAAAGCTATTACACCTTTTATTTGATCGAGCGTTTTGCGCTCGTTCCGCAGCAGGCGCAATTGCTATTGTTCGTGTTTCTGTTTGCCGTCGCGCTGGGTACGGTGCTTGGCGGCCCGATTGGCGATCGCATTGGTCGCAAAACGGTGATCTGGCTTTCGATCTTAGGCGCCGCGCCGTTTTCAATTGCGCTGCCCTATGTCGGACTCAGTGGCACGGTGGCCTTGAGCTTTATCGTTGGGCTAATTATGTCGTCGGCGTTCTCGGCGATGCTGGTGTATGCGCAGGAGCTGATGCCGGGTAAGGTCGGTATGGTGTCAGGGCTGTTTTTTGGGCTGGCCTTTGGGATTGCCGGTATCGGCGCCGCATTGGTGGGGCGCTTG
- a CDS encoding AraC family transcriptional regulator, whose translation MLIERVGPLRDMAGALLHGKAVDHQPGSATIRHWHEVAQLLYAISGVMRVITPLGQWIVPPNRGIWIPAGVWHEVFMIGLVEVRSIYIRPDAVQDLPRECCVLEITPLMRELILAAISIDYQEQPIRPRSQMIAQLLLNEVKTLTTLPMQLPMPDDELLREVCADILANPDENRTTEDWASQAGVDARTLQRRFNKVTGMTLGEWRRQARLLNALERLAQGERVIDVAFDCGYNSPSAFTAMFKRQFGITPSCFFS comes from the coding sequence ATGCTTATCGAAAGAGTTGGCCCACTGCGCGATATGGCCGGTGCATTGCTGCACGGCAAGGCCGTCGATCATCAACCCGGCTCGGCCACGATCCGCCATTGGCACGAAGTCGCCCAGCTACTGTATGCGATCAGCGGCGTGATGCGCGTAATCACGCCGCTCGGGCAATGGATCGTACCACCCAATCGCGGCATCTGGATACCTGCTGGTGTGTGGCACGAGGTGTTTATGATCGGCCTGGTCGAAGTACGCTCGATTTATATTCGCCCCGATGCGGTGCAGGATTTGCCGCGCGAATGTTGCGTCCTTGAAATCACCCCGCTGATGCGCGAGCTGATTTTGGCGGCGATCAGCATTGATTATCAGGAGCAGCCCATCCGGCCGCGCAGCCAGATGATTGCGCAATTGCTTCTCAATGAAGTGAAAACACTCACCACGCTACCGATGCAACTGCCGATGCCCGACGACGAACTGCTGCGTGAGGTTTGCGCTGACATTCTGGCCAACCCTGATGAAAACCGCACGACTGAGGATTGGGCCAGCCAAGCCGGTGTCGATGCGCGCACGCTGCAGCGCCGATTTAATAAAGTCACCGGTATGACGCTGGGCGAATGGCGGCGGCAGGCCCGATTACTCAATGCGCTGGAACGACTCGCGCAAGGCGAGCGCGTGATTGATGTGGCTTTTGATTGTGGCTACAACAGTCCCAGCGCATTTACCGCGATGTTCAAACGCCAATTTGGCATTACGCCGAGCTGCTTTTTTTCTTAG
- a CDS encoding response regulator: protein MTQRRSFAITLLGLSESEVRLVKSICALTASRARSYHIQEDLQKKADIYIANAESNAVLDILRRLNRHNQMPVIYVSRTEIEQGEYRLKRPMLPTTLLKLLETVTITAHNFTPELAQLGAADLQGNNPESNRLINQVLSSNAPKQCFRALIVDDSPTVRKQLELFLKLLGGDIDCAETGEAGIALAQQNEYDMIFLDVVLPNADGYQVCRTIRKNRDTKHTPIIMLTSKSSPFDRVRGTLAGCSTYLTKPVESAVFKEVVQKYLPQAVVSDDFAAA from the coding sequence ATGACACAACGTCGATCATTCGCAATTACCTTACTTGGACTCAGTGAGTCCGAAGTCCGCCTCGTTAAAAGCATCTGCGCCCTGACTGCTAGCCGCGCCCGCAGCTATCACATACAGGAAGATTTGCAAAAGAAAGCAGACATTTATATCGCCAACGCGGAATCCAATGCGGTCCTCGATATCCTGCGCCGACTTAATCGACACAATCAAATGCCGGTGATTTACGTCTCGCGGACCGAGATTGAGCAGGGCGAATATCGCCTTAAACGACCGATGTTGCCCACGACGCTACTCAAGCTACTCGAAACCGTCACCATCACCGCGCATAACTTCACGCCCGAGCTGGCGCAACTGGGTGCCGCCGATTTACAAGGCAATAATCCAGAAAGCAATCGCCTGATCAATCAGGTGCTCTCGAGCAATGCGCCCAAGCAATGTTTTCGCGCCTTAATCGTCGATGACAGCCCGACAGTTCGTAAGCAACTGGAGCTGTTTCTCAAATTGCTGGGCGGCGATATTGATTGCGCCGAGACGGGTGAAGCGGGTATTGCGCTGGCACAGCAGAATGAATACGACATGATTTTTCTCGATGTCGTGCTGCCCAATGCCGACGGCTATCAAGTCTGCCGCACCATCCGCAAAAACCGCGATACGAAACACACCCCCATCATTATGCTGACGAGCAAAAGCTCGCCATTTGATCGGGTTCGCGGCACGCTGGCCGGCTGCAGCACCTACCTTACCAAGCCAGTAGAAAGTGCTGTTTTCAAAGAAGTTGTCCAGAAATATCTGCCACAAGCCGTGGTTAGCGACGATTTTGCCGCCGCTTAA
- a CDS encoding response regulator transcription factor, with the protein MKKVLVVDDSPADLANLRTILTDVGCFVSTASNGSEAVKKAKADKPNIIFLDIVMPDMDGYEACRLLSEEPSTKDIPIVFVTSKGQKADRVWGQMQGAKGYVVKPYSADQLIDQLKALA; encoded by the coding sequence ATGAAAAAAGTACTCGTAGTTGATGACTCTCCTGCTGATTTGGCCAATTTGCGCACCATCCTGACCGACGTGGGTTGCTTTGTTTCGACGGCATCCAATGGCAGCGAAGCGGTAAAAAAAGCCAAGGCCGATAAGCCAAATATAATTTTCCTCGATATCGTCATGCCCGATATGGATGGCTACGAAGCTTGCCGCCTGTTGAGCGAAGAGCCTTCGACCAAAGATATCCCGATTGTGTTTGTGACCAGCAAAGGTCAGAAAGCAGATCGCGTTTGGGGCCAGATGCAAGGCGCTAAAGGCTATGTTGTGAAGCCGTATTCAGCCGATCAATTGATCGATCAGCTCAAAGCACTGGCGTAA
- a CDS encoding chemotaxis protein CheW, with translation MPVNIANAEASPLAGEYIQRRYGVIAGGLHLLLPQGVSAELLHDQELTRILLAPPALRGVANVRGTLLPVFDLAKLIAAPASTDEQVLMLGNHPDALGLLVQGFPLPLSGLQTLTNAQVPTLLQPYLRSAWQQQEQHWFDIDLLQLFRDLAALKTHQE, from the coding sequence ATGCCCGTTAATATTGCAAACGCAGAGGCCTCGCCGCTGGCTGGCGAATATATCCAGCGCCGATATGGTGTGATCGCTGGTGGTCTGCATTTACTACTGCCGCAGGGTGTGTCCGCTGAGTTGCTGCACGATCAGGAATTGACCCGCATTTTGCTGGCCCCGCCCGCATTGCGCGGGGTTGCCAATGTACGCGGCACATTATTGCCCGTGTTTGATCTGGCCAAGCTCATTGCAGCCCCGGCCAGCACAGACGAACAAGTATTGATGCTCGGCAACCATCCCGATGCATTAGGCTTGCTGGTGCAAGGTTTCCCCCTGCCACTGAGCGGCCTGCAAACCCTCACGAATGCTCAAGTTCCCACTCTGCTGCAGCCCTATTTGCGTAGCGCATGGCAGCAGCAAGAACAGCACTGGTTCGACATCGATTTATTACAGCTATTTCGTGATCTGGCTGCACTAAAGACCCACCAAGAGTAA
- a CDS encoding methyl-accepting chemotaxis protein: protein MNFYQGLVLRLEEALGQRSVAWRTKTLTRGIMGGFALLGLIYVLTFAMDEFAHSQMERIDEFELALKTAEVNYVQVRRDEKNFYLPFKLDKPRYLKQHDEQTKKLLKSIDEVIALSPDEASTAKAKEMQQAVKLYKEKFDISAKKILEAGFNEEHGLHKVMRTAIRELESKLPNNANELEISILKLRKIEKDFIQREDIKYKQEHTAERAGFGTALSRLNPANKDEINTLFSQYTQAFDAYVDAQLAARQAEKEANKASDKPEEVLETLTKVALSAIDSQESFDKMLSNTSVAIFTLVLIGIALILTLMVTLIAKGIRQPVEHLHNTVEALANGEDVRTDMEQPDELGELGRSFDRMIEERNAVQQGIIDENEKLNDAVLNLLQAVAILARKDLTHKVPVTEDVTGPVADALNLLSSETAKVLQRVSDLSADVTQASLLVKEQSDEVMGIAEKESEEVEKASKALTTAADSMTKIAAVARSANQSAEHAMKTTRQAMESVNTTVSGINNTRETIRETEKRIKRLGERSQEISLAVNLINSISERTHILALNASMHAASAGEAGRGFAVVADEVQRLAENARQATQQISSLVHNIQADTAETMSAMNQAIEQVVAGSRLAEQAGQQMEVTEQNTAQLVKAVQQIAVASEAQVRVNRDLVVRAEAINASTQYTNAKLKEQSLQTHSLVEYARGLLSAVRVFKLPD, encoded by the coding sequence ATGAATTTCTACCAAGGATTGGTGCTTCGACTCGAAGAAGCACTAGGCCAGCGCTCGGTCGCTTGGCGTACCAAAACACTGACGCGCGGGATTATGGGCGGCTTTGCCCTATTGGGTTTGATTTACGTTTTAACGTTCGCGATGGACGAATTTGCGCACAGCCAAATGGAACGCATCGACGAATTCGAGCTGGCACTGAAAACAGCCGAAGTCAATTACGTTCAAGTGCGTCGAGACGAGAAAAACTTCTATCTGCCGTTCAAACTGGATAAACCGCGCTACCTCAAACAACACGATGAGCAAACCAAAAAGCTGCTCAAATCGATTGACGAAGTGATTGCGCTCTCACCGGACGAGGCCAGCACTGCCAAAGCCAAAGAAATGCAGCAGGCGGTCAAGCTCTACAAAGAAAAATTTGATATTTCTGCCAAAAAAATTCTGGAAGCTGGTTTTAACGAGGAGCACGGGCTGCATAAAGTTATGCGGACGGCGATTCGTGAATTGGAAAGTAAGCTGCCGAACAACGCCAATGAGCTGGAAATTTCCATTCTAAAGTTACGAAAAATCGAGAAAGACTTTATCCAGCGTGAAGACATTAAATACAAGCAAGAGCACACCGCAGAGCGGGCGGGATTTGGCACGGCATTAAGCCGCCTGAACCCTGCCAACAAAGATGAAATTAACACCTTATTTAGCCAATATACGCAGGCATTTGACGCCTACGTTGACGCTCAATTAGCCGCTCGACAAGCAGAAAAAGAAGCCAATAAGGCATCAGATAAACCCGAAGAAGTGCTCGAAACGCTGACCAAAGTCGCTCTCAGCGCCATTGATTCACAAGAATCATTCGACAAAATGCTGTCGAATACCTCAGTCGCCATTTTTACACTGGTACTGATCGGCATTGCCCTGATCCTGACCCTGATGGTGACCTTGATTGCCAAAGGTATTCGTCAGCCAGTAGAGCATTTGCATAATACAGTCGAGGCGCTGGCCAATGGTGAAGACGTACGCACCGACATGGAACAGCCTGATGAGCTAGGCGAATTGGGTCGCTCGTTTGACCGCATGATTGAAGAGCGTAACGCGGTTCAGCAAGGCATTATCGACGAGAACGAAAAACTCAACGATGCCGTACTTAATCTGCTGCAAGCCGTTGCGATTCTGGCGCGTAAAGATTTGACGCACAAAGTACCCGTAACCGAAGACGTAACAGGCCCCGTCGCCGACGCCTTGAACTTGCTTTCATCCGAAACGGCCAAGGTATTGCAGCGCGTATCCGATCTATCGGCCGACGTGACGCAAGCGTCTTTGCTGGTAAAAGAGCAAAGCGATGAAGTAATGGGCATTGCGGAAAAAGAAAGCGAAGAAGTGGAAAAAGCATCGAAAGCGCTGACCACCGCCGCCGATTCGATGACCAAAATTGCGGCCGTCGCACGTAGCGCCAACCAATCGGCCGAGCACGCGATGAAAACCACGCGTCAGGCGATGGAGTCAGTAAATACCACTGTCAGCGGCATTAACAATACCCGCGAAACGATCCGCGAAACGGAAAAACGCATTAAACGTCTGGGCGAGCGCTCGCAAGAGATTTCGCTGGCGGTGAATTTGATTAACTCGATTTCGGAACGAACGCACATTCTGGCCTTGAACGCGTCGATGCACGCAGCGTCAGCCGGTGAAGCCGGTCGCGGCTTTGCGGTGGTGGCCGACGAGGTACAGCGTCTGGCGGAAAATGCCCGTCAGGCGACGCAGCAGATTTCATCGCTGGTCCACAATATTCAGGCCGATACCGCTGAAACCATGAGCGCGATGAATCAGGCGATTGAGCAAGTCGTCGCTGGCTCGCGTCTGGCCGAGCAAGCGGGTCAGCAGATGGAAGTAACCGAGCAAAATACCGCTCAGCTGGTAAAAGCCGTACAGCAGATCGCTGTGGCGTCTGAAGCGCAGGTTCGCGTTAATCGCGATCTGGTGGTTCGCGCCGAAGCGATTAATGCCTCTACCCAGTATACGAATGCGAAGCTGAAGGAGCAGTCTCTGCAGACACATAGTCTGGTGGAGTATGCCCGCGGCCTCTTGTCTGCCGTACGGGTATTTAAGCTGCCAGATTAA
- a CDS encoding hybrid sensor histidine kinase/response regulator: MLAESSAALLAALATAIANCLDADHTDHQAALLDATTAAHQLGELAEQAGQTGFWSYCSMLAEQLASCVSAAKYTPPAHTAQVLIDYLAQPAAPQRLALLELLANTGWPTPMPDEELQVFAELLQQDAAAQATDAAQCIDILPPACASNDLAHANDAMLDDSSELLASLAAMQLKAAEFEDEHIDVFSLLDEVGQLVQQDWQTMQLADLLLALSLAAQAEQKTTLDALCQQLDYLLAERSNPSREALAEQLPLLLLDALMSEPDQLTALIARAEVLFAPAAHQHLEPSLTTPSRAEETHQAATVSDTGMTTEPAVVGADMLQILSEELETMAQPLADVIAQLSKGDAASAEGVTEICELIERLTQACYGIGMPPLGDYLATLSLRLLTSIETGWNDAFSNILLELTQWLGQYCAEPQNENHVEALLGMLMLMGEDDEALLASLRARLLAQEISAHTLSPAPERQKIALLSDVSLAVPDDISAELMEGLLQELPVQAGAFAQAMQKVVSGRGSMADLDIAKRAAHTLKGAANTVGIAGVANLTHHLEDILIALSEAGHLPGAAMANLLTEAGDCLEGMAEALMGSGPVPSDSVSVFQRVLDLANLIDIEGINTEGISSESSISNNQPAIPAGTPIEAQQEQIEAMVRIPAKLVDEMLNLLGESIVSVAQMRELLSQSSEVNRRMRAQNQNVQQLVGELEQRIEVRSLGIATPAANQDFDALEFESYNELHSISRRLTEATTDSRELGLETESLYQRLGEAIEAQHRLQVNNQEVVMRTRMVPVSTIEAGLQRAARQTARLLDKDVALDLHGEHTLVDSHLLNTIVDPLMHVLRNAIDHGIETPELRLAKGKPEQGQIRLAFAREGNSIVVRCKDDGAGLDLAAIRSKAERLGLIDGQTLLSQNETARLILRHGFSIRDEASQVSGRGIGMDIVLSTVNALKGNLVLHTEQESGLQIEMRFPVSLVASHALLIESQQQRMAISTSGILDLAYFDLADVHVEDEQRFIQLNEHKVPLIELETLFGLPVPALSQQKTGLPAIVLQLDSGALKAVQIQRVIDSRDIVVKDLGQFVPRIPGMLGATVLGDGGVASVVDLRELLDSELIALNALHASTQQDQAMSLPRALVIDDSISARRATTQFMRDSGFEVRPALDGLDAIEQLENWTPDIVLVDMEMPRMNGLELAAYFRAQPHLQHIPIIMITSRSTEKHRRQAELSGVSRYLVKPFNDEQLMQQVMDLMEEKLAA; this comes from the coding sequence GTGCTCGCTGAATCATCTGCTGCGCTGTTGGCAGCACTTGCCACGGCCATCGCCAACTGCCTTGACGCCGACCATACGGATCACCAGGCGGCCTTGCTCGACGCCACCACTGCGGCTCATCAATTGGGCGAACTGGCCGAACAAGCAGGCCAAACTGGGTTTTGGAGCTATTGCAGCATGCTGGCCGAGCAACTCGCCAGCTGCGTGAGCGCCGCCAAATACACCCCACCTGCCCACACGGCCCAAGTGTTGATCGACTATCTGGCGCAGCCTGCAGCCCCGCAACGCCTCGCTTTGCTTGAGCTACTCGCCAATACGGGCTGGCCCACGCCAATGCCGGATGAAGAATTGCAGGTGTTTGCCGAGTTATTGCAGCAAGATGCGGCCGCACAAGCCACAGATGCCGCGCAATGCATCGACATCTTGCCGCCGGCCTGCGCATCCAATGACCTTGCGCACGCCAATGACGCCATGCTGGATGACTCATCCGAATTACTCGCCAGTTTGGCCGCAATGCAGCTAAAAGCAGCCGAATTTGAAGACGAACACATTGACGTCTTTAGCCTGCTCGATGAAGTCGGCCAACTCGTGCAGCAAGATTGGCAAACGATGCAATTGGCCGATTTGCTGCTGGCGCTGTCGCTGGCCGCACAAGCCGAGCAGAAAACCACGCTCGATGCGCTATGTCAGCAGCTCGACTATCTGCTCGCCGAGCGCAGCAATCCCTCGCGTGAGGCCTTGGCCGAGCAACTGCCTTTGCTGCTGTTGGATGCTCTAATGAGTGAACCCGATCAGCTCACCGCGCTGATCGCGCGCGCCGAAGTATTGTTTGCCCCAGCAGCGCATCAGCACCTTGAGCCTAGCCTGACGACGCCATCGCGGGCTGAAGAGACGCACCAAGCTGCGACCGTTTCCGATACGGGCATGACGACGGAGCCCGCCGTGGTAGGCGCCGATATGCTGCAAATTCTGAGCGAAGAGCTTGAAACCATGGCGCAGCCATTGGCCGATGTGATTGCTCAGCTCAGCAAGGGCGACGCAGCAAGCGCCGAGGGCGTGACTGAAATTTGCGAGCTGATCGAACGATTGACGCAAGCGTGTTACGGCATCGGTATGCCGCCGCTGGGCGACTATCTGGCGACGCTGAGTCTGCGATTATTGACGAGCATCGAAACAGGTTGGAACGACGCGTTTTCAAATATCTTGCTCGAGCTAACGCAGTGGCTTGGCCAATACTGCGCCGAGCCGCAGAATGAAAATCACGTCGAGGCGCTCTTGGGCATGTTGATGCTGATGGGCGAAGACGATGAAGCGCTACTCGCCAGCTTGCGCGCCCGCCTACTCGCCCAAGAAATTAGCGCCCACACACTAAGCCCAGCGCCGGAACGGCAAAAAATCGCCCTGCTTAGCGACGTCTCACTTGCCGTACCCGACGATATTAGCGCTGAATTAATGGAAGGCTTGCTGCAAGAATTACCCGTGCAGGCAGGCGCATTTGCGCAGGCGATGCAAAAAGTCGTTTCGGGACGCGGCAGCATGGCCGATCTCGACATCGCCAAACGCGCTGCGCATACACTCAAAGGCGCGGCCAATACCGTCGGGATCGCTGGCGTTGCCAACTTGACGCACCATCTGGAAGACATCCTGATTGCGCTGTCTGAAGCGGGTCATTTACCCGGCGCGGCAATGGCCAATTTGTTGACCGAAGCTGGCGATTGCTTGGAGGGCATGGCCGAAGCTCTGATGGGCAGCGGGCCAGTGCCAAGCGATAGTGTGTCGGTATTCCAGCGCGTACTGGATCTGGCCAATTTGATTGATATTGAGGGGATCAACACAGAGGGTATCTCTTCAGAATCCAGTATCAGCAATAATCAGCCAGCTATACCTGCCGGCACGCCCATCGAGGCGCAGCAAGAGCAGATCGAAGCCATGGTACGTATTCCGGCCAAATTGGTCGATGAAATGCTCAATCTGCTCGGTGAATCGATTGTCTCGGTCGCGCAAATGCGCGAATTGCTCTCGCAGTCGAGCGAAGTTAATCGCCGTATGCGGGCGCAAAATCAGAACGTGCAACAACTGGTCGGCGAGCTGGAGCAGCGTATTGAAGTACGCAGCCTCGGCATCGCGACGCCAGCGGCCAATCAGGATTTTGACGCTCTGGAATTTGAGAGCTACAACGAGCTGCATTCGATTTCGCGACGCCTCACCGAGGCGACGACCGACTCGCGCGAGCTGGGTCTGGAAACCGAAAGCCTGTATCAACGTCTGGGCGAAGCAATCGAAGCGCAGCATCGTTTGCAGGTGAATAATCAAGAAGTCGTGATGCGCACGCGCATGGTCCCGGTGAGCACGATCGAGGCGGGGCTGCAACGCGCAGCGCGCCAGACTGCGCGCCTGCTCGACAAAGATGTGGCGCTCGATTTGCACGGCGAGCACACGCTGGTCGATAGCCATTTGCTCAATACGATTGTGGACCCGCTGATGCATGTGTTGCGCAATGCGATCGACCACGGCATTGAAACGCCCGAATTGCGCCTCGCCAAAGGCAAACCTGAACAAGGCCAGATTCGCCTCGCCTTTGCCCGCGAAGGCAATTCGATTGTCGTGCGTTGTAAAGACGACGGCGCAGGGCTAGATTTAGCCGCAATTCGCAGCAAAGCCGAGCGTTTAGGCCTGATTGATGGCCAGACGCTACTGAGCCAGAACGAAACAGCGCGCCTGATTTTGCGTCACGGCTTTTCGATTCGCGACGAAGCCAGTCAGGTGTCGGGGCGCGGCATCGGCATGGACATCGTGCTCTCAACCGTCAATGCGCTAAAAGGGAATTTGGTGCTGCATACCGAGCAAGAAAGCGGTTTACAGATCGAAATGCGTTTCCCTGTTTCGCTCGTCGCCAGCCACGCGCTGCTCATTGAATCGCAGCAACAGCGCATGGCGATTTCCACCAGCGGGATTCTCGATCTGGCCTACTTCGATCTGGCCGATGTGCACGTTGAAGACGAGCAACGCTTTATCCAGCTGAACGAGCATAAAGTCCCGCTGATCGAGCTGGAAACCCTGTTCGGCCTGCCTGTTCCGGCCTTGAGCCAGCAAAAAACCGGCTTACCCGCCATTGTGTTGCAGCTTGATTCGGGCGCACTCAAGGCGGTGCAAATCCAGCGCGTAATCGACTCGCGCGATATTGTGGTGAAAGATCTGGGCCAGTTTGTACCGCGTATTCCGGGCATGCTCGGCGCAACGGTGCTCGGTGACGGCGGCGTGGCTTCGGTCGTTGATTTGCGTGAATTGCTCGATAGCGAATTGATCGCCTTGAACGCGCTGCACGCGAGCACGCAGCAAGATCAAGCGATGAGTTTGCCGCGCGCCTTGGTGATCGACGACTCGATCTCGGCTCGCCGCGCGACGACTCAATTTATGCGAGATTCGGGCTTTGAAGTTCGCCCAGCACTCGATGGCTTGGATGCCATTGAACAACTGGAAAACTGGACACCCGATATTGTACTGGTCGATATGGAAATGCCGCGTATGAATGGCTTGGAGCTGGCCGCCTACTTCCGCGCCCAGCCGCATTTGCAGCATATTCCGATCATTATGATTACCTCACGCTCGACGGAAAAACACCGCCGTCAGGCCGAGCTATCTGGGGTATCGCGCTATCTGGTTAAGCCGTTTAACGATGAACAGCTGATGCAACAAGTGATGGATTTAATGGAGGAAAAACTGGCTGCATAA
- a CDS encoding NAD(P)H-dependent oxidoreductase: MSNILIINAAKKMAHSAGALNDSLAQLAQQTLQEQGHEVAMTHLESAYDLDAEVAKILAADLIIYQMPAWWMGPPWTLKKYFDDVFTHGHGKLYGSDGRTRSDPSKKYGSGGLLQNKHYMLSVTWNAPLAAFEEPGQFFEGKGVDAVYFPVHKANQFLGLKPLPTFMCNDVIKDPHIETDFIRYRAHLLEHVPQLETA; the protein is encoded by the coding sequence ATGTCAAATATCTTGATTATTAATGCCGCCAAGAAAATGGCGCATTCCGCAGGCGCACTCAATGATTCGCTTGCTCAATTAGCGCAGCAAACGCTGCAAGAGCAAGGGCATGAAGTCGCAATGACCCATCTTGAGTCTGCGTATGATTTGGATGCGGAAGTGGCCAAAATCTTGGCCGCAGATTTGATTATTTATCAAATGCCCGCGTGGTGGATGGGGCCGCCGTGGACACTCAAAAAATACTTTGACGATGTGTTCACGCATGGTCATGGCAAATTGTATGGCAGCGATGGCCGTACACGCAGCGACCCGAGCAAGAAATACGGCTCTGGCGGCTTGCTACAGAATAAGCACTATATGCTCTCTGTCACGTGGAATGCTCCGCTGGCGGCATTTGAAGAACCTGGCCAATTTTTTGAAGGCAAAGGCGTGGATGCGGTGTATTTTCCCGTCCATAAAGCCAATCAGTTTTTGGGCTTGAAACCCTTGCCAACGTTTATGTGCAACGATGTGATTAAAGACCCGCATATTGAAACCGACTTTATCCGCTATCGCGCCCATTTACTTGAGCACGTTCCGCAATTGGAAACGGCCTAA